In a single window of the Paenibacillus sp. MMS20-IR301 genome:
- a CDS encoding YcaO-like family protein, whose protein sequence is MINLIRNDSAAFMHMKTLLSQEQIPYRIADCFEASTVLYVTDVLGDYLEETTNRVMSIFYFENLLMMGPFNSQHDPGKLSAAIIEMRNQGLKNLPVILFGKKIPFRADEASDSFLVNFIKAFDQKEELLHEYSDSLFVLSWKHNEFLRYKLIDKKPKAAADLKQNHNDDQRVHKIGYYDHLYDTYTANSGGVFIHRYLDLMSKHIPAFGTQLKVSSNYTESGYGRGYSRAIAKTLSTVEAFERYAGMFNKTDAETVCSTYRQIKDQALDPRKLILHSEEEYSNPNFKLKRYDDNLKFNWIRATSLKNGKEVFIPEQAVFFGSKEKKEKENYFLYETSNGAAVGGSIKEAILYGLYEVIERHNFLSTWYSRAKCTEIALESAGIKEINNLNVLLKRDNKEIKLYDISADLGIPSIWALVRSKDQNAVMAAYNAAGTNLSPVKAAESALLEVCTSYPIYEYLLRHDSKIMDRAKYVIQSAERVTEFQDHVLYYSSSRNSKYLQFADNGESAKDIRDVYKNAGEPSSKGTEEYLRIVLAKLLSCFEDVLYLDITPDFLRNEELFCVKIIVPGMLPMTFGQQYKRTIYATHKEPHPFP, encoded by the coding sequence ATGATTAACTTAATCAGGAATGATTCGGCAGCCTTTATGCACATGAAAACTCTTTTGAGCCAGGAACAGATTCCTTACCGCATAGCGGATTGCTTTGAGGCATCTACAGTACTCTATGTAACAGATGTTCTTGGAGATTACCTGGAAGAAACAACAAATAGAGTGATGTCAATTTTCTACTTTGAAAATCTTTTAATGATGGGCCCATTCAATAGTCAGCATGACCCCGGCAAGCTAAGTGCAGCTATTATTGAAATGAGGAATCAAGGATTGAAGAATCTTCCGGTGATTCTTTTCGGTAAAAAAATCCCGTTCCGGGCAGATGAGGCAAGTGATTCATTTCTTGTGAACTTTATAAAAGCTTTTGATCAGAAGGAAGAGCTGCTGCACGAATATTCAGACTCCTTATTTGTATTGAGCTGGAAGCATAATGAGTTTCTCCGATATAAATTAATCGATAAGAAACCTAAAGCTGCAGCTGATCTCAAACAAAATCATAACGATGATCAGAGAGTGCATAAAATTGGCTACTATGACCATTTATACGATACGTACACTGCCAACTCAGGAGGCGTATTTATCCACCGCTATTTGGATCTGATGTCTAAGCATATTCCTGCATTCGGAACACAGCTGAAGGTATCAAGTAATTATACAGAATCAGGTTATGGACGTGGTTATAGCCGGGCGATAGCCAAGACCTTAAGTACAGTAGAAGCTTTTGAAAGATATGCAGGCATGTTCAATAAGACGGATGCGGAAACGGTATGCTCTACTTATAGGCAGATCAAGGATCAAGCCTTAGATCCCCGGAAGTTGATTTTGCATTCAGAGGAAGAGTATTCCAATCCAAACTTCAAATTAAAGCGTTATGACGATAATCTCAAATTCAACTGGATCAGGGCGACTTCTTTAAAGAATGGAAAGGAAGTGTTTATACCTGAACAGGCGGTTTTTTTTGGTTCAAAAGAAAAGAAAGAAAAGGAAAATTATTTCTTGTATGAAACCTCAAATGGCGCTGCAGTAGGGGGAAGTATTAAAGAAGCCATCCTCTATGGTTTATATGAAGTCATTGAAAGACATAATTTTCTTTCCACTTGGTATAGCAGGGCTAAGTGTACAGAAATAGCTCTGGAGTCTGCTGGAATTAAGGAAATCAATAACTTAAATGTACTTCTAAAACGCGATAACAAAGAGATAAAACTGTATGATATTTCAGCAGATCTAGGTATCCCAAGCATATGGGCGTTAGTCCGGTCTAAAGACCAAAATGCAGTAATGGCGGCATATAACGCAGCAGGCACTAATCTCTCACCGGTCAAAGCCGCGGAATCGGCCCTGCTGGAGGTTTGTACTTCTTATCCTATTTATGAGTACCTGTTGAGGCACGATTCCAAGATTATGGACAGGGCCAAATATGTTATTCAATCAGCAGAGCGTGTAACAGAATTTCAAGATCATGTATTGTATTACTCTTCATCCCGAAATTCGAAATACTTACAATTTGCTGATAACGGAGAATCCGCGAAAGACATCAGAGATGTATATAAAAATGCCGGGGAGCCCTCCTCCAAGGGTACCGAGGAATATTTAAGAATAGTTCTTGCAAAGTTGCTGTCTTGTTTTGAAGATGTTCTTTATTTAGATATCACTCCTGATTTCTTAAGGAATGAAGAATTATTTTGTGTGAAGATTATTGTTCCGGGAATGTTGCCAATGACGTTCGGACAACAGTATAAGAGAACGATATATGCAACTCACAAAGAGCCCCACCCCTTTCCATAA